From the Zymoseptoria tritici IPO323 chromosome 2, whole genome shotgun sequence genome, the window GCACGATCCTTATTGCGTGAAAGCGGAACACTGCGACAGTGGATTCAGAATGAAGCGCAAATGGATCTTACAGAGGACTTGCGGCAAACCCGAGACGAAATGCGAGCGCTGCAGCTTCTCCTCGAACATGGCATATGGGTGTACGGATACTCCACAATGAAGGAGGGGATTCTCAACTCGATCGCCCATCTCGAGATACTGAACGAAATGGACCTCCATCTGGCTCGACGGAGCGCTAAGGATGTCCAGTCGCAAAGCTTCCCGTGGACTGCTGAAGAGATGACCGGAATACCGAGAAGGCTCTATGAATGTACTCCAGGACCAAGCAGCCCTGATTCCGATACCTATGGCTCCGTGACCCATCGCTGAAGGTCGTCGCACAGCTACCTCGATCAAGCCAGAACGATTCCGAGCTTGCACCCATCACTAGCAACGAACAACATGTTCTACAATGGTCGCCGGCTAAAATGTACCCGGAGTGGCAAGATGCGCTTGGTATCACACCCCAAGCAAGTGTTCCTGCTTCGCGCACCATGCCGGAAATCTCGCCGCCGATGATGCCGAAGCAGCTCATGCCGGCAGATTACGAGCCGGATGTCAACGTATTCTATGCATCCTTGAAGAGCCCTGACTTTGACAAACTGGACAGACTTGCCACGCAATATTTCAGGTGGACTGTGGATTCTAGAGCCGACCTACGCCTCTGGTGGCAGCAGCTACTTGGTCTGATTCCGGAAAGCCAGCTTTTGACGATGATCAGAGGACTCCCCAACTCCCACGAAAAGTCCAAAGTTTGGGAGATGGCGTTTCACGGAGCTTTCGTTTTGGCGAATTTCGGAATGAGCAGATCCCTGCtacagtgcgatattccgGGCACGACGCCACAGGCGTGGCACAGCAGCCACTTCTTGCCGCTGCTGAGCAATCGCCCTGACGAAAGCACGCACCCGTCAGATCTCAGCACAATCTCTCGTACAGGCAGTGACGGCAATACGGTGACCGCCTGGACAATGGACGCTCGACTGCGCAAGCGATTGTTGCAGGATCTGCTTGTGATGGCTTCGCTGAAAGCGGAGTACGCCGTAGCCGAGCGTCTTCTCACAGCCGGATTGGACCCAAACTGCACGATATGGACCGAAGACGGCCGATATTCCCCGCTGCAGGCCGCTGCTTGGTCTGGGAGCGAAGCGCTGGTCGACCTGCTCCTGCAGGCCGGCGCACACCATGATCTCCAGCCTGGCGAAATTTGCCCTGCACGTTGCATGCCGTCAGGGTTATGGCGGTATCGTCAAACTTCTTCTCGGCGCCGGCGCCAACCCCAATGCTTGTGACGATAGCTCTGGAACAGCTCTCCATCTCACACGGGACTGCGAAACCATAAGGCTCCTACTCGATGCTGGCGCCGACTTCCCTTCTCAAGCCGCGTCTTGCGAGTCCGTGCTTAGAGCTGCGGCATACAACAACCGTGTGGACATCCTGGACAAGCTCGATTCCATTGACGATTCCATCAATCCAATAATGGGGACTGTTGGCTTACGTTTCCCTTCCGCCTTGAAGACAGCGGCGGAATTTGGTGCAGATCGTACGTTCGACTGGCTACTTACTCGCGGTGCAGAGGTCCACCATCTGGGAGAGGAAGTCTGGATCGACGCAGTCATAAACGCCGTGCATCGTGGCAATCGCGGCATGTTAGAACGACTGCTCACGGGACACGGCACTAGCGGGCTTCGCCATTCATTTTCTCCGGATACCCTACGCAATCTGGTCGAGAAAATAGAAACATTGATTTATCTACGCCCAGATGGCTGCCTACTCGCGCTCAACACATTGGACCAGGAAACAGCAGATCTAGAAAAGGATTGTCGATTGGCGTGATTTCCTGCTAAGGTCCACATTGATCAATGGACGGCCACGATCATGTCTGCAGCGAAGAAGCCTCAAGGACGCTGGTAGCCTCATCAGACGAGCCATTGAGCGAGACTAGAGACGTTTCTTCCTTCGTCAACGATCAAGATAGCAAGACAAGGTGTGCGCAGCCTGGCCACCTCAAGGTGATCATGCGAATGAAGACTGCTGCTAAATATTCTGATCCAACATCTCACATTGCAACCAAGCTATCCCATCACTCCACCCGATGTCCACCGGTCAAGAACACAAAAGAATGGATGCTTTCTCACGCTCCAGAGTCAGAGATTGTCTGTACAATATCTATACCATATCCTACACCTCCCTCACAAAGCTTGCCTCCTTCATACTCTCTTGGTAGAAGTGCAGTTCTGCCTACCCTCTACTCTCATGGATTAAGAAGTGATGCGAAACCTCCCAAGactgccttcttcgccgtcttGTCTCCGCCAGCTAGGCGTATACATGTGCGAATCTTCACCCTCTCCATATTCCAGACTCCAGCAATACATGAACGTTGCCCTTCATTCCATACCTTACACGGCTCATCTCCTCCCCAACCCCCACTTCTGCACCCTCTCCTGAATCTCACCCCACCCCAATTCCTTAATCTtgacaccctcctcctcacccatCTGCAACACCACCGTCGGCGCACCACTCCCATTCCCCTGATTCTGTACTCCGCCTCCAAACACCAACTTCGCGACCCTTCTCAAATCCTGCACGGTCACGCTCTCAATCGCCTTGACCATTTCCTTCACCGGCACTCTCCGACCGTGGACTTGCACTTGCCTTCCCAgatcctccaactccaccatTCGACTTTCCAAGTTCATCAAGAGAGAAGAACGGAGCTGATTCTTCGCGCGCTTGACTTCGATATCGGAAAGTCTGCTGAGCCCTGTCTCGGCGGACAAGAAAGATAGTTCGCGACACATGGTCTCCAACATCCTCGGCACGAAAGTCGTGGCGCAGGCAGCGGAGATGCCGAAGAGGCCTGAGTCGGTGTATGCGTGGTTGAAGGCTACGCAGTTCTCGACCCAGCCGTATTGGTTGAGGACATTCGTATATAGGCGGGAGTACATGCCTTTTCCGGGGCCGCCTGCGGAGAAAGAGCCGCCGCCACCGAGGAGGGTTTGGAGGGTTGCGAGGGCGTAGATGTCGGGTGAGCAGATGGGGAGGGATTCGAAGGCGAGGTGGATGTGGGAGAGGcgtgggagggaggggttGGAGGGGATCGGCAAGGGTGGGAGAGTGAGGAAGCCGCCGGTGTAGTGGGATGACTGCGTGTAGGGGATCGGTGCGTCCAGAGGAGAAGGGATAATTTGTGATGGGTCGAGAGGGGAGACTGTTGCCGAGTTGGTGGCTGAGGTGGAAAGGTTCTTGAGGAAAGGAATTTTGGACATAAGTCGGGAGTCCTTCTGAGGAGGCGTCGAGGACGTCGGGTAAGGCGGCTGAATTTGTTGTGACTTTGCCGATGCAGCTTCTGCGGAGGTTGATGTTGTCGATGCCATATCGCCGAAGTATTGCTTGGTGAGTCGGACAGCTTCTTGGTGCTCAACACCAGCATATGCGACGACCATTCTCTCGGGCCGGAAGAAAGCTTTGCGATATGCTTCGACGGTCCGGCTGTCGATGCTGTCCAGTCTTTCCTTTGGGCACAACAGAGGATTGCCCAATGTGTTATCCTTGTATGCCGCCATGTGTACCAGTTCGGGAAGGATGAGTTCCGGTTTAGACCAGATTTCGCCGATCTCATAATCTGCCGTTTCCAATTGCCTCGCGACCTCATCTTCTGTAATGTTCGGCTCGCGAATTGTCTCTGCGAGCAATTCAACAGTTTGTGGTACCGCAGAGTTGAATGTTGCAGATTGATACATCAAGCTTTCTCTTGACGAGGCACATTGAATGTTTCCGCCCAGAttctccatcgcctccaGCATTTGGTCTCCGgatctcttcttcgtcgacttGAATGCCAGCCTATCGATGATGTGTGAAACTCCTCGCAGTCCCTCCGTCTCGTATCTTGATCCTCCATCGATGTAGACACCTATCCCAGAGAAGTGGCCTGGAAGAGCTTCCGTCGCGACTCGGATGCCATTGGGGAGAGTGGTGATCTGGTCGAGCTCGGTAGGATCGCGTTCTGAGATCGGTGCTGTACTCGAGGCTGTCGCATAGTTTCGTAATCGTGTGGCGGCGGTGTTTCGTATCGATGGAGATGCCGATTTGCACAGTTGGCGAGGGATCGCCAGTGATTTGCTCATGGCGGATGATCGCAGCATgagtgggaggagatggtcgTGTGAGAGTGAATTGAAGtcggatgtcgtcgaggaatTTGTGATCGGGAGTCGAAAGTCAGGTTTAGTCATGCTCTGCCACGTGCGGACGCGTGAATTGAGCCGCCAACTTTGATGGACAACCCTTCAATGTCTTCAACAAACACGAAATCCTCCAATGGCACCGACTTGACCGACGAAGTACAACACATATGAGCTACTTCATCGCTTACAGTCTTGCTTGGTCTATATGCGATGCGAGTATATCCGGCGATGACCAACAGAAAAGACATTATCGTTCCGCAGAGGTCAACAACGCGTACGCAATTCGAAGTACTTCGGTATCTTATTTGACGACGTCGACGGCGTTTGGGTGAACTATGTTGACTCGCGGCAGCAGCTGTGACACCGCTGCTATGAACTAGGGACGCTGGTATAGATGGTTGACAGCCCAATGCCAGCCTGTTTGACAATCTTGGTTACAGAATTGCTGGAATCTGTCGAATTTGTACGATCTGTCCGTCTGTCCGTGTCCTCTTCTCATTTGATCACTTGGTCGTCTAATATCTCCATCAATCGGCGGCAGGTGTCGGGAGGAAGACGCCTTCAGGGTTCAAAGACGACGCACGCCTAGGAGGTAGGTGGACCACCACGATCCTTCGGCTGGCTAAAGTAGAGCCCAGATCTCCAAGACCATACCTTAATCTTGTCGTGAATGCATGGAACACGACTTTCTTCTTTACATTCACCACCACCCAATTCTACCGCCGACAtccttcaccaccaccgccttccaccaccgccgctgCCAACCCCGCATAGGCATCTCCGCCCGCTGATCAAACCTTCCCTTCCCTCAACATCCCGGCACACCTTGATTCAGCTTCACCTCGCCGACCATGCTCGGCCCCGCCCAGCCCACCCACCTGGCCAACTTCACCACCGACGCCAGCAACAGCAGTCCGATCACCACTCCCACTCGTCCGAGTCGATTACGCGGTCTCTCTTACCTCCGCACCTACACCTCAAATCACCTCCACTCCCGCAGCTCAGCCGAACCGCCGCCTCTACCATCTCCACCTCTCACTCGCTCGACGTCCTCTCCGAACAACGTTCCCACTACTGCCACCTACCTCAACCGATCGCAAGAGAGTCCTAGCAATAATCGCATACACACGGCGGAGAACGGTTGGATCCCGACCATACAAGGCAGGAGCGGCCTCAATCGGGACTCGCCGCATCCCACTTCTACTTCCACCGACCTGGCGTCGCCCGAACCACAACCCACTATGACAAGAAGTCGCACGGCGGAATCGATTACAAGTCTTGCCAGAGCTTCGAACGCTCAGCAGTCAGGATTGGAAGATA encodes:
- a CDS encoding matrix processing peptidase of mitochondria (Matrix processing peptidase of mitochondria) codes for the protein RDPTELDQITTLPNGIRVATEALPGHFSGIGVYIDGGSRYETEGLRGVSHIIDRLAFKSTKKRSGDQMLEAMENLGGNIQCASSRESLMYQSATFNSAVPQTVELLAETIREPNITEDEVARQLETADYEIGEIWSKPELILPELVHMAAYKDNTLGNPLLCPKERLDSIDSRTVEAYRKAFFRPERMVVAYAGVEHQEAVRLTKQYFGDMASTTSTSAEAASAKSQQIQPPYPTSSTPPQKDSRLMSKIPFLKNLSTSATNSATVSPLDPSQIIPSPLDAPIPYTQSSHYTGGFLTLPPLPIPSNPSLPRLSHIHLAFESLPICSPDIYALATLQTLLGGGGSFSAGGPGKGMYSRLYTNVLNQYGWVENCVAFNHAYTDSGLFGISAACATTFVPRMLETMCRELSFLSAETGLSRLSDIEVKRAKNQLRSSLLMNLESRMVELEDLGRQVQVHGRRVPVKEMVKAIESVTVQDLRRVAKLVFGGGVQNQGNGSGAPTVVLQMGEEEGVKIKELGWGEIQERVQKWGLGRR